The following proteins are encoded in a genomic region of Notolabrus celidotus isolate fNotCel1 chromosome 19, fNotCel1.pri, whole genome shotgun sequence:
- the cabp1b gene encoding LOW QUALITY PROTEIN: calcium-binding protein 1b (The sequence of the model RefSeq protein was modified relative to this genomic sequence to represent the inferred CDS: deleted 3 bases in 3 codons), producing MSSSLPKSESTTSLLKSSGFQRRTGLANNGPHDHRRNRTQHQHPVGAGGGGDADWTEECETSARRPLCQPRHSDPRNMGDHRVQKSHSHRQPSHLDDGYAQEDVRHRTSRHQKERTKSSRSKHPHHHHESSRGEQPQQGGSRQDRRTSPTSIPAKTGGRSGSLLRAQRESETGSSSSLSSDPPAIKAPVQPSSRRKGKRLSATPSEYDASLHPIVKSVFGQDQKKNYKAVQSCEEGGSGGAYLEPLVAMAQNGGNMHTVLGPACIFLRKGFAESRQADRELRPEEMDELREAFKEFDKDKDGFIGCNDLWNCMRTMGYMPTEMELIELSQQINMNLGGHVDFEDFVELYGPKLLAETADMIGVKELRDAIQGVDTNGDGQISTAELREAMKKLLGQQVGHRDLEDILRDIDLNGDGHVDFEEFVRMMSR from the exons atgaGCTCTTCTCTCCCTAAAAGCGAG TCCACCACCTCTCTGCTCAAATCCTCGGGGTTCCAACGGAGGACCGGGCTCGCGAATAACGGTCCACATGATCACCGGAGGAACCGAACTCAGCATCAGCATCCAGTAGGAGCTGGAGGCGGAGGAGATGCAGATTGGACTGAGGAGTGCGAGACGAGCGCGCGGAGACCTCTCTGCCAACCAAGACATTCAGATCCTCGAAATATGGGTGATCACCGCGTGCAGAAGAGCCACTCTCACCGGCAGCCGAGCCACCTGGATGACGGTTACGCACAAGAGGATGTGAGGCACAGGACGAGTCGGCATCAGAAGGAGCGCACCAAGTCCTCCAGGTCCAAACACCCACATCATCACCACGAGTCCTCCAGAGGTGAGCAGCCTCAGCAAGGCGGCTCCCGGCAGGACAGGAGGACCTCTCCGACCTCCATCCCAGcaaaaacaggaggaagaagCGGCTCTCTTCTTCGAgcccagagagagagtgaaaccGGGTCTTCCTCCAGTCTAAGCTCGGACCCTCCTGCGATCAAGGCACCTGTCCAGCCCTCCTCCAGACGCAAAGGCAAGAGACTGAGCGCGACCCCGTCTGAGTATGACGCCAGTCTGCATCCCATAGTGAAGTCCGTCTTTGGGCAG GACCAGAAGAAGAACTACAAAGCAGTGCAGTCTTGTGAGGAGGGGGGCTCTGGGGGGGCCTATCTTGAGCCGCTAGTAGCCATGGCCCAGAACGGAGGCAACATGCACACCGTACTGGGGCCTGCATGCATCTTTCTACGCAAAGGCTTCGCTGAGAGCCGACAGGCT GACCGAGAGTTGAGGCCAGAAGAAATGGATg AGCTGCGTGAGGCGTTCAAGGAGTTTGACAAAGACAAAGATGGGTTCATCGGCTGTAACGACTTG TGGAACTGCATGAGAACTATGGGCTACATGCCAACAGAGATGGAGCTGATTGAATTGAGCCAGCAGATCAACATGAATT TGGGAGGACATGTCGACTTTGAGGACTTTGTT GAGCTGTATGGACCCAAACTTCTGGCTGAGACTGCAGACATGATTGGGGTGAAGGAGCTGAGGGATGCCATTCAAGGAG TTGACACTAATGGTGATGGCCAGATCAGCACAGCCGAACTCAGAGAGGCCATGAAAAAACTCCTAGGACAACAG GTTGGACACAGAGATCTGGAAGACATTCTGCGAGACATCGACCTCAATGGAGATGGACACGTAGACTTTGAAG AATTCGTACGGATGATGTCTCGATGA
- the LOC117831297 gene encoding glycerol-3-phosphate acyltransferase 4-like isoform X1, whose protein sequence is MLHTDQKTCFFLVLCFLTSSMTWFTFPVDNLLCRCLSITITLWLTLLLVFTIVPAVLGVSLGVRRVYLRTLLKIFEWATSRMEMGAKEKNQELYKPYSNGIIAKEPPSSLQQEIQELRGSTSSLRSEPEFDMGDVFFFCRRGMESIVDDEVTTRFSAQELESWNLLTRSNYNFRHINVKLTVVWGLGVLIRYGVLLPLRVTLAVTGISLLLVLTSLVSLLPSRKLRSFLSEKIHLLCYRMCVRALTAIITYHNRQNKPKNGGICVANHTTPIDVIILANDGCYSMIGQIHGGLMGMIQRAMVKSSPHIWFDRSEVKDRHLVAKRLSDHVADKTKQPILIFPEGTCINNTSVMMFKKGSFEIGCTVYPVAIKYDPRFGDAFWNSSKFGLVSYLLRMMSSWAIVCSVWYLPPMKREEGEDAVQFANRVKAAIAAKGGLVDLVWDGGLKRAKVKDAFKEEQQKLYSKVLIGEQEQRDQSDNRHL, encoded by the exons ATGCTTCATACTGACCAGaagacttgtttttttctggttttgtgttttttgaccTCCAGCATGACTTGGTTTACATTCCCCGTTGACAACCTGCTGTGCAGGTGTCTCAGCATCACCATCACACTGTGGTTGACTCTTCTGTTAGTTTTCACAATTGTCCCAGCTGTCCTTGGAGTCTCTCTTGGTGTCCGCAGAGTCTACTTGAGGACACTTCTCAAGATCTTTGAG TGGGCCACCTCACGCATGGAGATGGGAGCAAAGGAGAAGAACCAGGAACTCTACAAACCATATAGTAATG GAATCATAGCCAAAGAACCTCCATCCTCTTTGCAGCAGGAGATCCAGGAGCTCCGAGGCTCCACCAGCAGTTTGCGCTCTGAGCCAGAGTTCGACATGGGGGacgttttctttttctgtcggCGGGGCATGGAGAGTATTGTTGATGACGAGGTCACCACACGCTTTTCAGCACAAGAACTGGAGAGCTGGAATCTGCTGACACGAAGTAACTACAACTTCCGTCATATAAATGTGAAACTCACGGTGGTGTGGGGGCTGGGGGTCCTCATCCGCTACGGTGTCCTGCTACCGCTCAG GGTCACTCTGGCAGTCACTGGCATCAGCCTGCTCCTAGTCTTGACTTCTTTGGTGAGCCTCTTACCAAGTAGAAA GTTGAGGTCCTTCCTGAGTGAGAAGATTCATCTTTTGTGTTACCGCATGTGCGTTCGGGCTCTCACAGCAATCATCACTTATCATAACAG ACAGAATAAACCAAAAAATGGCGGCATCTGTGTGGCCAATCACACAACACCCATTGATGTCATCATCCTGGCTAACGATGGCTGCTACTCTATG ATTGGACAGATACATGGAGGGTTGATGGGAATGATCCAGAGAGCCATGGTTAAATCCTCTCCTCACATTTGGTTTGATAGATCAGAAGTCAAAGACAGACACCTAGTGGCTAAAAG GCTTAGCGATCATGTTGCTGACAAAACCAAACAGCCCATCCTGATCTTCCCTGAGG gTACTTGCATCAACAACACATCAGTGATGATGTTTAAAAAGGGCAGCTTTGAAATTGGCTGCACCGTCTATCCAGTTGCCATTAAG TATGATCCTCGGTTTGGAGATGCTTTCTGGAACAGCAGTAAGTTTGGCCTGGTTAGTTACCTGCTGAGGATGATGAGCAGCTGGGCCATTGTGTGCAGCGTCTGGTACCTGCCGCCTATGAAGAGAGAG gAGGGGGAGGATGCAGTGCAGTTCGCCAACAGAGTAAAAGCAGCCATAGCTGCAAAAGGGGGACTGGTAGATCTTGTTTG
- the LOC117831297 gene encoding glycerol-3-phosphate acyltransferase 4-like isoform X2, with amino-acid sequence MTWFTFPVDNLLCRCLSITITLWLTLLLVFTIVPAVLGVSLGVRRVYLRTLLKIFEWATSRMEMGAKEKNQELYKPYSNGIIAKEPPSSLQQEIQELRGSTSSLRSEPEFDMGDVFFFCRRGMESIVDDEVTTRFSAQELESWNLLTRSNYNFRHINVKLTVVWGLGVLIRYGVLLPLRVTLAVTGISLLLVLTSLVSLLPSRKLRSFLSEKIHLLCYRMCVRALTAIITYHNRQNKPKNGGICVANHTTPIDVIILANDGCYSMIGQIHGGLMGMIQRAMVKSSPHIWFDRSEVKDRHLVAKRLSDHVADKTKQPILIFPEGTCINNTSVMMFKKGSFEIGCTVYPVAIKYDPRFGDAFWNSSKFGLVSYLLRMMSSWAIVCSVWYLPPMKREEGEDAVQFANRVKAAIAAKGGLVDLVWDGGLKRAKVKDAFKEEQQKLYSKVLIGEQEQRDQSDNRHL; translated from the exons ATGACTTGGTTTACATTCCCCGTTGACAACCTGCTGTGCAGGTGTCTCAGCATCACCATCACACTGTGGTTGACTCTTCTGTTAGTTTTCACAATTGTCCCAGCTGTCCTTGGAGTCTCTCTTGGTGTCCGCAGAGTCTACTTGAGGACACTTCTCAAGATCTTTGAG TGGGCCACCTCACGCATGGAGATGGGAGCAAAGGAGAAGAACCAGGAACTCTACAAACCATATAGTAATG GAATCATAGCCAAAGAACCTCCATCCTCTTTGCAGCAGGAGATCCAGGAGCTCCGAGGCTCCACCAGCAGTTTGCGCTCTGAGCCAGAGTTCGACATGGGGGacgttttctttttctgtcggCGGGGCATGGAGAGTATTGTTGATGACGAGGTCACCACACGCTTTTCAGCACAAGAACTGGAGAGCTGGAATCTGCTGACACGAAGTAACTACAACTTCCGTCATATAAATGTGAAACTCACGGTGGTGTGGGGGCTGGGGGTCCTCATCCGCTACGGTGTCCTGCTACCGCTCAG GGTCACTCTGGCAGTCACTGGCATCAGCCTGCTCCTAGTCTTGACTTCTTTGGTGAGCCTCTTACCAAGTAGAAA GTTGAGGTCCTTCCTGAGTGAGAAGATTCATCTTTTGTGTTACCGCATGTGCGTTCGGGCTCTCACAGCAATCATCACTTATCATAACAG ACAGAATAAACCAAAAAATGGCGGCATCTGTGTGGCCAATCACACAACACCCATTGATGTCATCATCCTGGCTAACGATGGCTGCTACTCTATG ATTGGACAGATACATGGAGGGTTGATGGGAATGATCCAGAGAGCCATGGTTAAATCCTCTCCTCACATTTGGTTTGATAGATCAGAAGTCAAAGACAGACACCTAGTGGCTAAAAG GCTTAGCGATCATGTTGCTGACAAAACCAAACAGCCCATCCTGATCTTCCCTGAGG gTACTTGCATCAACAACACATCAGTGATGATGTTTAAAAAGGGCAGCTTTGAAATTGGCTGCACCGTCTATCCAGTTGCCATTAAG TATGATCCTCGGTTTGGAGATGCTTTCTGGAACAGCAGTAAGTTTGGCCTGGTTAGTTACCTGCTGAGGATGATGAGCAGCTGGGCCATTGTGTGCAGCGTCTGGTACCTGCCGCCTATGAAGAGAGAG gAGGGGGAGGATGCAGTGCAGTTCGCCAACAGAGTAAAAGCAGCCATAGCTGCAAAAGGGGGACTGGTAGATCTTGTTTG